Below is a genomic region from Verrucomicrobiota bacterium JB022.
CTCGATTCCGCCGCCGACATCGACCGCCTGAAGCCGGCCAGCAACGTGCGTGAGGCCCTCGCCTACATGCCCGCCGCCCACCGACTGCTGCGGGCCGAGCTGCCGGAGACGGCGCTGCTGGGCTTCGTCGGCTCGCCCTGGACGCTGGCCACTTACATGGTCGAGGGCGGCTCAAGCGATACCTACGCGCGGATCAAGGCTCTCTATTATAGCGACCGGCCTCTTTTCGAGCGTCTGATGACGCGCGTGACCGATGCCGTGATCGAGCTCTGCCGTATGCAAGTGGAGGCCGGGGCCGATGCAATTCAGATTTTCGACTCCTGGGCCGCCGCCTGCCCGGGCAATCTCTATACGGATCTTTCGCTGCGCTGGGTGTGGCGCGTGATCCAGGCACTGCCGGAGGGCTACCCAGTGATCTTTTTCGGCAAGGGCATGGCGCACCAGCAGGCCAATCTCGTGGCGACGGGTGCCTGCTGCCTCGGGCTCGATTGGACGGTCGACCTCCCGGCATACGCCCGCCAGCTCCGCCCCGACGTGGCCGTGCAGGGCAATCTCGACCCGGTGCTGATGACGTTGCCGCCCGAGCACGTGGCCGCCGCCGCGCGCGAACTGGTGCAGAGCATGCGCGACCGCCCGGGCTTCGTCGTCAACCTCGGCCATGGCATCACCCCGCAGGCGCGCGTCGAATCCATGCAAGCTTTGGTGGACGCGGTCGGTTCCTTCGCCTAACTTGTCTGCATGCTTCCCCGTGCCTTAGTGGAAAAGTATCAGCGCCCCGGGCCTCGCTACACGTCGTACCCGACGGCGCTGCACTTCACGGACAAGGTCGAGCCGGCCACGTTGATCGCCGACGCGGTCCAGCAAACCGGCCCGCGTTCCCTCTACTTTCACCTGCCGTTTTGCGAGAGCCTGTGCTGGTTTTGTGCCTGCGCCAAGGTGATCACCAAGGACACTTCGCGTGCCGACCGCTACCTGCAGGCGCTGGAGCGCGAGTTGGACCTCTATGTGGCCGCGACCGGGGCCGAACGCCCGGTGGAGCAGTTGCACCTCGGCGGCGGTTCGCCCAGCTTTTTCACCGTGGCGCAACTGGCCCGGTTGATGGAGCTGGTGCGCCAGCGTTTTACGTATGCGCCTGACGCAGAACTGTCGGTGGAGTTGGACCCGCGGACCGTCGACGCCGAGAAGATCGCGGTATTGGCCGAGACGGGGTTCCGGCGTGCGTCCTTTGGCGTGCAGGATGTGGAGCCCAAGGTGCAGGAGGCAATCCACCGGATTCAGCCGAGTGAGATGAACCGCCAGTGCATCGAACAGGCCCGCGCCGCCGGTTTCAACTCCGTCAATATCGACCTGATTTACGGCCTGCCCGAGCAGACGCCGCAGAGCTGGACGCGCACGCTCGACGAGGTGCTGACTTATCAGCCCGACCGGCTGGCGATCTTTGCCTACGCCCATGTGCCGTGGTCGGCCCCCGCCCAGAAGATTCTGGAGCGCAAGACGCCGCTGCCGGAGACGGAGGAGCGCCTGGCCATGCTCGAAAGAGCCAACGAGCGTCTGTTGGCCGCCGGCTATGCCTTTATCGGGATGGACCACTACGCGTTGCCCGATGACGAGCTGGCGGTGGCCCAGCGCGAAGGCACCCTGCACCGCAACTTCCAGGGCTACAGCACGCGCGCGGGCCGCGAGATCGCAGGCTTTGGCATGAGTGCCATTTCGCAGACTTCGGGCAGCTTCCGCCAAAACGTGAAAGACCTCAAGGGCTATTACGCAGCGGTAGAGGGTGGATCATGGCCCGTGGATCGTGGTTACTTGCTGACCGACGACGACCAGATCCGCCGTCATGCGATCATGGAAGTGATGTGCCACGGTCGCCTGCAGTGGGCAGACCTGAAGCGCGCTTATGGGATCCAGCCGCTGGAGTATTTCCAGCGCAGCCTGCCCAGCCTGGCCGAAATGGAACAGGACGGCCTCCTGACGCTTACCCCGGCGGGGCTGGAAGTGACGGATATCGGCTGGCGCCTGTTGCGCAACATTGCGATGACCTTCGACGCTTATTTGAAGCCCGAAGAAAAGCGGCACGCCCGCACGATCTAAGAGCGCGTTGCATTCCGCATGGATAAGAGCTCTACTTAAGCAAAAATAGGGCTTTACGCTTTCTCGATAAGAGGGTATTTAAGCCCATAATTACCAACTAAAGTTGACCTTTAAACTTAAATTTGGTTAGACCTTCAGGAGTCGCTGAGATTCCCGATACCTGAAGGTAAATGCTGCTACTGTCCCCTTATGCTCGCAGGCCTCGCCGTGGCTTCACCTTGGTGGAAATGGCGATCGGCATGGCCATCTTTGCGGTCGTCGCGATGGCCGTGATGGCCGCAGCAATGCGCGCCTACAAGGAGGCCGAAGACACGAACCGCTTTCTGGCCGCACACTCGCTGGCCCTGAGCATGTTGCAGCAGGTGACCAGCGCACCGGGTGACCGGCAGGCTCACATCACCAACGGAATCTCTTACGAGGTATACGATTCTGAAGGCCAGAAGTATAACCTGCCTATCAACGGGGCCACGCCGGTCACGATCTCGCTTCACTCCACGCTCGATCAGGGTCAGCGGCACGTAAGCGGCTCTTTCGACGTGAACATCTTTCTGACGGTCACGCGCGTTTCGGGCTACCGTTCTTACCAGATCACGGTGACGTGCGACTATGGTGTGACCAGCGGTGGAGGCGAGCGCAGCATTGCGATCAGCGCCTTTGCTCCTAACACCAACAACAACGCTTCCTGAGCCCATGCAGATGCGTCACCGATTTGTCCTTTCGCCCTCCCGCCAGGCCTTCACGCTGCTGGAGGTGCTGATCTCGATGGCGATTCTCTCCATGCTGCTGGGGGCGATCGGGGTCTTCATGATCGAAGTGTCGCGCTCTTATTATGGCGCGGCAGCCAAGACCGCCTACGCCAGCGAGGTGCGCGACCTGGCCGACCACATCGGCCGCGATGTGCTCAGCTCGTTCACCACCACCGTCTACCGCTCGACCACCGCCGAGGATTGGGACGACCCCAAGAACGACCAACTGGGGGCCAACGAAGCGGGCCGCCTTCTGTTTCTCGTGCAGGCGACCGTCAACTACGACTCCCTGCCGGCCTATGAGCGAATCGACCGGCTGATAGCCTATTCGGTGGATAGCAGCAAGCCGGTGCGCAATCAGGATGGTGAGACGATCGGCTATCCCCTCTTCCGCTACGAGCTGGTGCCGCCAGCGGGCGAAGACTGGGTACTGCAGGTGGGCGTCTACCAGAACGGCGAATACGACCCAAACCCGGGTGAGGCTATCAACCATCCTGCCACGATCGACGCGTATTCAGACTACATTGCGCTGACTTTGCAGCAGCAGCCTGAATACATGCTGACGGTCTCTTCGGAAAACGGCACCTTTAACCACAATCGTGCTTTCATCAAGCTGCCCAACGATGGCGTGGCCTTGGCCCTTGGGGTCGTGGCCAGCAGCGGCAACATCACCGACAGCAACGGAGACGGCATTTACGAGGCCAGCAACGCCAGCATCGTCACGGCCAACACTCTCAACCTTTCCTTCGCACCAAGGGGTTACGAATGAGCATCCTGAAATCCTTCCGCGAGCGAACAGGCTCCGTGTATCTCCTCATCCTGTTTTTGGCGACGGCCTTCGGTGCCCTCGTCTACTCCATGTTGGCCTACCAGAATACGGAGGTCATCAACAACTACTCCTACGCCTTGCGCAAGCAGGCGCGCCTGGCCAACGAATCGCTTTTTTACCTCGTCTGCGAAGAGCTGCAGCGTATCTACGACAACAATACGAGCGCACTGCAGCCCGGCAATACCATCACGATCGATATCCCCAGATCGCAACTGGAGGCGCTGCTCCCGGACTCCCTCCATGCCGACTGGGATTTCGCCAAAACGGAGATCCATGTCGGCACGCTCAGCGGGTGGACGATGCGGTATGTTTCCAGCGAGGTGCCAGGCATGGAAAGCTCCGCCTTTCTGGAGCAGATGAACTCGTTCCAGACGGTGCCGATCTTCACCAAGGTGACGTTGACGGGCACCAAGGGCACGCGAGCCACCAGCTATGCCCGCAGCACTTATGCGGTCAACGCCGTGCCGCTGACCTCTTACGCGATCTTTTACAACCAGCTGCTGGAGTCCTACGCCGGGGGTGACTTCACGGCGGCAGGTCGCGTGCACGTGAACGGAGATTTTTCGACCTCAAATGACGCCAGCAACGCGGTCCACCTCTACTTCGACCGCGTCACGGCCTCTGGCCGGCACTATATGGATTGGTTTCACGGGAATACCGACACCAAATGGGTCGCCTTTCACACAGGAGACTTCCGGGCGAATGGCACTCCACGCTTTGTCGGGCTGCGTAACGGCACTTTCTCGAAAAATATCCTTGGGGATCTCTATACGATAGATCGGCCAAGCACCGGCGACCGCAGCTTTGGCTCCATCCAGAACAACTCGACTGATTCTTCCTATCAGGGCCTCGTCTACAAGAGCTGGATGGACAACCACATTTCCGAGCAGGACGACGACTGGTATGAGCTGGCTTACAAAAACTGGAACGGCTTTCTCAAGACGGGCGCCATGGGCGTAGAGAAGGTAACCGTACCCGGGATGGACCGTTACGAACAGCCCAGCGCCAAGCCGTTTAACCCCAAGAGCACGGATTACTGGAACACAGCCTACCAGATGATCCAGCCCGTGCGGGAATCCGACGATGCATCTTTTACCAGCGCCAACACGGCAGAAAACTCCAAGAACTGGACGCGCGAGAAGAACAAGTTTGCCTACAACGCGGGCTTGGTCATCGAGGTGACTGGAAGTTCCGGCAATGACGGTTACGGCAACGTCGAGCTGAACCCAAACGATCCCGGCATCAACGTCACCGCCTATACCTACGAGCGCGACCCGCAGACCAAGGCAATCCTTTACAATGCCGACGGGACGCCGCGCAAACGCTACGTGGGTAACCCGCGCGACCTGGGAATCGTCACCCTTGAGCCCTACGCCGAGGACATCAACGACAATACCATCGTGACGGGTGGCCTGTACGACAACCGCCGTCAGGAGCGCGTGCACCTGGTGAAGGTCGACGTGGGCAAGATCAAGGAGGTGGTCGACAATTATGCCGACCTCCCGCCGACCCAGCGCTTTACGGAAGACCCGATCGGCAACGACCTGACCACGGGCTTCTGGAACGGCAGCGTCTATGTGCAAATGCCCTACGCGCGGAACAACCCCCGGCTCAATTCGGGCGGCGGCCCTGCCCAGGACGGCGCGCAGCCTTCGGTCGGGAACTACGGCGTCTATTTGACCAATGGCCAGGAGCTACCGCAACAGGGCCTGACCATCGCGACCAACAACGTCGTCTACGTGGCGGGGCACTACAACGCCGACGGCGATCCCACGACTGGCAACATGCAGGTGCCGGATGATGCTGGCGAGCCGCCAGCGGCCGTCGCAGGCGACGCGGTCGTGCTCCTGAGCGCCAACTGGGAGCCCAACAACAGCCGCGCCAATTCCAAGGCCAAAGCCCCCACCGGAGGCACTCGCCCTGCCGCGCCCACCGAATACTCGATGGCCATCATCAGCGGCAACGTGCCCACAGGTCGTAGCACCACCACCGGCAACAGCAGCCAGAGCGGCTCCATTGCAAACTTCCTCCGCTTCCTCGAAGACTGGAACACCTCGAACAAGTGGAACTCCTCATCGGCCGGGACCGAAGCTGTCGTGCGGGGCTCTATCGTCTGCATGTGGGACAGCGAGATCGCCGAAGAGAGGTGGCCCGGCCACTCCAACGTCTACGTGCGTCCTGCTCGCCTCTTTGGCTACAACCAGCTTTTCGAGACCAGCACACCTCCTGGCATCCCGCTCGGCGGCTTCTCCGGCCCGGGCTACTTCAAGGAAGTCGAGGCCAAGCTGTGGACGGACGAACTCGCCGAGCTCAATTAATGAAAAGAATGGTGCGTTCATTTCGCCTGCCCTTGCTTGTGGCCCTCGCTGGCGCGGGTTGCAGTTTCAGCGCTCCCGTGCTCGCGCAGGCGCCCAATAATCCGACCGCAGCACAGGCCGAGGAGGACCCCTACGCCAGCCTGCCCGGCCCGGCTATCGTCTTGCCCCGCTCGGGCACCACGTCGAGCCGTTTTGAGGCGTTCGAGGAAAACGTCGACGGCTACATCTTTGAGAAGCTGGGCATCGTCTTCGGCGATCTGCGGATCAGCCACCAGTACCCGCCGGAGGGCTTTTTCCTGCAGCCTGCCGCCTCCGTAGCGCCTTTTACCGCGGTGCTGCGGCTGCCCCGGCTGGAGGGCGCCTTTGTCGGCCTCGCGCATTACGAGACGTCTCCGGTCGAAAAGTTCGACGAGCAGACGCAGCTCCGTTACCTGCGGGGAATTGCCGACCGCGCTCCGCAAGGCCAAACGGTAAGCATCACGCGCGGCCCGCTGGAGGGCAACCGTGAGACGGTGGTGCTCGGCTTCAACACCCGCTCGTATCAATACGACTATGTGTCGGAAGAATCGGGCGAAGTCGTGCGCCGCGTGCGGGAGTTTCTGACCTTGATGGGCGACGGCAGCCTGATGCTGAGCCGCTACGAGGGCAGCCCCGCGGCCTTCGAGCAGATCGCGCCGCTGGCGGAAGCGTTTCTGCAGAATCTGCTGATCGAGCATGAGTAAAGCGCACTCTGGGCTGGCATTGCGCCGTTTCCTGCCCAATGAGTAGCAGGATGCAGGAGCCAAGCGCAGGGGTCGTCATCGTCGGGGCCGGGATCACCGGGCTCGCATTGGCACTGGAGCTGGAACGGCAGGGCGTGAGCGTGCGCATCCTCGAAGCCGCAGACCGCGTAGGCGGAGCGATCCAGACGGTGCGCGAAGACGGCTTTCTCTACGAGCGCGGCCCCAATTCCCTGCTGTTGCGGCGCCCGGAGGTGGGCCAATGGCTGGAAAGCCATGGGCTGACCGATCGCATGGCAGCAGCATCCGGCGCGGTGTCGAAGCGCTTCCTCGTGAAGAGTGGGCGCATCCGGCCCATGCCGCGCTCGCCCCTCTCGGCCATCACCACGCCGCTTTACTCGCCGACGGCCAAGCTGGGGGTGACGCTGGAGCCTTTTCGTGCCCCGACGGACTCGGAAGACGAGAGCGTCGCCAGTTTTGTCTCACGCCGGCTAGGTCGGGAATTCCTCGACTACGGCATCGCCGCGCTCGTCAACGGTGTCTACGCGGGCGACGCCGAGCGGCTTTCCATGCGCCATGCCTTTCCTCGGGTCTGGAACCTCGAGCGACTGGGCGGCAGCCTGATCAAAGGCGCGCTCAAGCTGAAGCAGCAGCGTAAAGCCGCAGGCGAAGCCCCATACAAGAGCCGGATTGTCTCTTGGCGTGGCGGCCTGGAGGAGTTGACGGGGCAGATGGCAGCCAAGCTGCAACAGCCCCCCACCCTGCGGGCCAGCTTGGAGGATATCCGCCGCGACGGCCCGGGCTGGCGGATCGCATTTGCAGCCGTCGGCGGCCAGCGGCAAGAGATCCGCACCCGCCATGTGGTGGTGACGACGCCGGTCCATCGCTGGGCGCAACTGCCTTGGGCGGCAGAAATCGCCCCGACGGTCGCCCAGGTGCCCGTGCCCCGCTATGCCCCCGTCGCCACGATGCTGCTGGGCTTTCGTCGCGAGCAGGTGCGGCACCCGCTGGATGGATTTGGCGTGCTGATCCCGCCCAAGGAGGGCCAGCGGCTGCTCGGCGCGATCTTCAGCTCCACCCTGTTTGCGGGGCGCGCACCAGAGGGTCAGGTGGCGCTCTCGTGCTTCCTCGGCGGCATGCGGCACCAAGAGGTAGTCGACCTCTCCCAAACCGAGCGGCTGCGCATCGCGCTGGACACACTGAAGCCACTGCTCGGCATCACAGGCGAGCCGACCAAGGTGATGGAAACGTGCTGGCCGCAGGCGATCCCGCAATACGAGTTGGGCTACGAAAACCTGTTGGCGAGTGTGCAGGCGCTGGAGGCCGCGCAACCGGGCCTGCACTTCCTCGGCAACTTCCGCGAGGGGCCTGGCCTCTACGACTGCCTCGATTCAGCCCGTCGCCATGCCGTTGAACTGGCAAAAGACGCCGGTGAGCATGTCTGAGGTTTGACGTCGCGGCGGATTGGCCAAGAATGTCTTTATGCCGAAGCAAGCTGCGTTGCTG
It encodes:
- a CDS encoding prepilin-type N-terminal cleavage/methylation domain-containing protein; amino-acid sequence: MRHRFVLSPSRQAFTLLEVLISMAILSMLLGAIGVFMIEVSRSYYGAAAKTAYASEVRDLADHIGRDVLSSFTTTVYRSTTAEDWDDPKNDQLGANEAGRLLFLVQATVNYDSLPAYERIDRLIAYSVDSSKPVRNQDGETIGYPLFRYELVPPAGEDWVLQVGVYQNGEYDPNPGEAINHPATIDAYSDYIALTLQQQPEYMLTVSSENGTFNHNRAFIKLPNDGVALALGVVASSGNITDSNGDGIYEASNASIVTANTLNLSFAPRGYE
- a CDS encoding prepilin-type N-terminal cleavage/methylation domain-containing protein, which translates into the protein MLLLSPYARRPRRGFTLVEMAIGMAIFAVVAMAVMAAAMRAYKEAEDTNRFLAAHSLALSMLQQVTSAPGDRQAHITNGISYEVYDSEGQKYNLPINGATPVTISLHSTLDQGQRHVSGSFDVNIFLTVTRVSGYRSYQITVTCDYGVTSGGGERSIAISAFAPNTNNNAS
- the hemE gene encoding uroporphyrinogen decarboxylase, with protein sequence MNSRERMLAALACQPVDRPPLWVMRQAGRYLPEYRELKAQHGFLKMVKTPDLAMEVTLQPLRRFALDAAILFSDILVIPEALGQPYRFRDEGGIAMDFRLDSAADIDRLKPASNVREALAYMPAAHRLLRAELPETALLGFVGSPWTLATYMVEGGSSDTYARIKALYYSDRPLFERLMTRVTDAVIELCRMQVEAGADAIQIFDSWAAACPGNLYTDLSLRWVWRVIQALPEGYPVIFFGKGMAHQQANLVATGACCLGLDWTVDLPAYARQLRPDVAVQGNLDPVLMTLPPEHVAAAARELVQSMRDRPGFVVNLGHGITPQARVESMQALVDAVGSFA
- the hemN gene encoding oxygen-independent coproporphyrinogen III oxidase: MLPRALVEKYQRPGPRYTSYPTALHFTDKVEPATLIADAVQQTGPRSLYFHLPFCESLCWFCACAKVITKDTSRADRYLQALERELDLYVAATGAERPVEQLHLGGGSPSFFTVAQLARLMELVRQRFTYAPDAELSVELDPRTVDAEKIAVLAETGFRRASFGVQDVEPKVQEAIHRIQPSEMNRQCIEQARAAGFNSVNIDLIYGLPEQTPQSWTRTLDEVLTYQPDRLAIFAYAHVPWSAPAQKILERKTPLPETEERLAMLERANERLLAAGYAFIGMDHYALPDDELAVAQREGTLHRNFQGYSTRAGREIAGFGMSAISQTSGSFRQNVKDLKGYYAAVEGGSWPVDRGYLLTDDDQIRRHAIMEVMCHGRLQWADLKRAYGIQPLEYFQRSLPSLAEMEQDGLLTLTPAGLEVTDIGWRLLRNIAMTFDAYLKPEEKRHARTI
- the hemG gene encoding protoporphyrinogen oxidase, with protein sequence MQEPSAGVVIVGAGITGLALALELERQGVSVRILEAADRVGGAIQTVREDGFLYERGPNSLLLRRPEVGQWLESHGLTDRMAAASGAVSKRFLVKSGRIRPMPRSPLSAITTPLYSPTAKLGVTLEPFRAPTDSEDESVASFVSRRLGREFLDYGIAALVNGVYAGDAERLSMRHAFPRVWNLERLGGSLIKGALKLKQQRKAAGEAPYKSRIVSWRGGLEELTGQMAAKLQQPPTLRASLEDIRRDGPGWRIAFAAVGGQRQEIRTRHVVVTTPVHRWAQLPWAAEIAPTVAQVPVPRYAPVATMLLGFRREQVRHPLDGFGVLIPPKEGQRLLGAIFSSTLFAGRAPEGQVALSCFLGGMRHQEVVDLSQTERLRIALDTLKPLLGITGEPTKVMETCWPQAIPQYELGYENLLASVQALEAAQPGLHFLGNFREGPGLYDCLDSARRHAVELAKDAGEHV